The following proteins are co-located in the Argopecten irradians isolate NY chromosome 9, Ai_NY, whole genome shotgun sequence genome:
- the LOC138330904 gene encoding uncharacterized protein, protein MLNEYHACYWAVQSSHSYINLTACEDTGGYLAVIPSSGVSQRLGSVIDAAGSIQSYKYYWIDVNDLDEEGIYVNRFGPVSWTSWDSGQPNDHTETEDQDCTIMSPKYTYKWHDRNCLNELNYYTLCFYYPRGDGYRRRYVVHTDATNTTYGDLTQLIADIDSGVSVRVLIQEYPGVYDDFVIQADAVFSILDGDEHRCVQSVHNTAEQSSSQLRIVFYACTTGLLRQTTWAYDNQSEFSIGVKMTWFTSDHPTTVVSQTMGAFDPSFNLTFEIVNGTDFMISVGSARYPLYDMYYGTNMTGQFPWIASKTNWTSVMLDQEGYLNTVDWWDSSTHTFNRTSQNYTLLTSNNWKFVYSNSGGGSLVSLLEYVDAGHELKVDTGERVSIVEMIFFNNHEIYAMLASELVSEDMETDLKRTVTIVSSSGEVISYEFGFEQNTYLNNHTRNSTVRWFVDTSVWTWVYRTSPVRGSSHADFTLHDAVFNGQPIRIKLDTNENYNLVFAADFLTYTASSSVYFASHSRGFSYSFLNHGGISMKFPVHHLQFEIDSNGDCKMLTIPNGMSTVTSTTNLNAIIYWYSKPYLF, encoded by the exons ATGCTGAACGAATATCACGCCTGTTACTGGGCGGTGCAGAGTTCTCATTCCTACATAAATCTGACAGCATGTGAGGATACTGGAGGTTACCTGGCTGTCATTCCAAGTAGTGGTGTTAGTCAAAGGCTTGGAAGCGTAAT TGATGCAGCAGGCTCTATTCAATCGTATAAGTACTACTGGATCGatgtgaatgaccttgacgAAGAAGGGATCTATGTCAACAGGTTTGGGCCGGTGAGCTGGACATCTTGGGACTCTGGACAACCAAACGATCATACAGAAACAGAGGACCAGGATTGTACCATAATGTCTCCTAAATACACGTATAAATGGCATGATCGAAACTGTCTGAACGAGTTAAACTACTACACATTATGTTTCTACTATCCTA GAGGAGATGGATATCGAAGAAGGTACGTTGTGCATACGGACGCAACCAACACAACATACGGCGATCTGACCCAACTCATAGCAGACATCGACAGCGGCGTGTCAGTGCGGGTTCTGATACAAGAATATCCTGGAGTATACGATGACTTCGTAATACAAGCAGACGCCGTCTTCTCTATACTTGATGGCGATGAACATAGATGTGTGCAGTCAGTGCATAACACTGCTGAACAGTCAAGTTCGCAGCTACGAATAGTGTTCTATGCGTGTACCACAGGGTTACTTCGACAAACAACATGGGCATATGACAACCAATCGGAATTTTCGATTGGTGTTAAGATGACCTGGTTCACAAGTGATCATCCCACTACTGTTGTCTCTCAGACAATGGGCGCATTCGACCCAAGCTTCAACCttacatttgaaattgttaatgGAACGGACTTTATGATATCGGTTGGCAGTGCTAGATACCCCCTCTATGACATGTATTACGGGACTAATATGACAGGACAATTTCCATGGATAGCATCAAAAACGAACTGGACAAGTGTCATGCTTGATCAGGAAGGTTATCTGAACACTGTCGATTGGTGGGATTCAAGTACCCATACGTTCAACAGAACATCCCAAAACTATACACTGTTGACGTCAAATAATTGGAAGTTTGTGTACTCCAATTCTGGCGGCGGAAGCCTCGTGTCGCTTTTGGAATATGTCGATGCCGGGCATGAGCTCAAGGTCGATACTGGTGAACGTGTATCAATTGtcgaaatgatatttttcaacaatCATGAAATATACGCGATGCTAGCCTCAGAGTTAGTATCAGAAGACATGGAGACCGATCTCAAAAGAACTGTCACTATAGTGTCGTCCTCTGGTGAAGTCATATCTTATGAATTCGGTTTTGAACAGAATACCTACTTGAATAACCATACCAGAAATTCGACAGTGCGCTGGTTTGTTGATACTTCTGTTTGGACATGGGTTTACAGAACATCACCTGTCAGAGGTTCATCTCATGCGGATTTCACTTTGCATGACGCTGTGTTTAATGGGCAACCAATTCGGATAAAACTTGAcacaaatgaaaattacaatCTTGTTTTCGCAGCCGATTTTTTAACTTATACAGCTAGTTCTTCTGTATACTTTGCCAGTCATAGTCGCGGATTTTCCTATAGTTTTTTAAATCATGGAGGTATATCAATGAAGTTCCCGGTACACCATTTACAGTTTGAAATCGATAGTAACGGCGATTGTAAGATGCTGACCATCCCTAATGGAATGTCAACCGTAACATCAACCACCAATTTAAATGCTATAATATATTGGTATTCTAAACCTTACCTATTTTAA